TAAGAAGAAATACGAGCGTAATAGCAACAAGAGGGGGGACGTTTTATATAAGTAAAAAAGGATGAAACGGACTAAAAATTTTTACACAGACAAAATATATTGCTTTTTTGTTTATCATTGAAAATACAAGCAATGTAAACAATATTTTTGGCTTTATTCAGTAATGCTTCTTTTCGGGATTGTGTACGTCTCAATTTAAGTATTTTCAAACGAAAAAACGAACAACGATAAATCTTTTTAAAAATGGATGAAGAGATAACGAAATGAAAAATAAGAATACTACTATTAATTCATAAGCAAGCGTTATTTCAATAGAAGAGAAAAACTGGAATAATTTTCAAAAGGCAATTAGAGTGGTTTAGCAAGATACCATAAAATGTGGCTGTTTTTTGAAGTTTAGGTAAAATTTTAACGGAAAAAGGTCATAGAACAACATTGTTTTGAATTAGTTTCCATTTTAAAATAAAAATAATTCTAGGGTATTATTTTACCCAAGGAGAAGTTTATTTTAATAGGAGGAAATTTTTAATGAAGAAAAAGGCAATAAAACGATGCCTGGCCGCTCTGTTAGGGGTATGTGTAGCCGCTACAGTAGCCGGATCGCAGCTAGTTTCGGCAGCTAATCCTACAGAACCACTTCATATGGAAGTGAACCAGTCTACAGGAGCGATGTTCCGTTGGTGGGTACCTGCGGCTTTACCGATGAAGGCTGACCGTGATGTTGTAAAAGCGGAAGTAGAAGATATTGCCGCTAAAGGATTTAAGGGGATTGAAGTCAGCGTCCTGATGGGGGAATATGTTTATAACCAGGAAGATTTAAAGGATTACGGTTGGGGAAGCGAAGCATGGGTGGATATGTTGACCATGCTTTGTGAGATTGCCAAAGAACACAATCTGACCATTGATGTAACAGCAACCTGTAGCTGGCCGATTTCTTTACCAAAAGAGTATGCGTTTACCAATTACGACGCAAGTGAAAAGAACCTTTATAATGGGGATACTGCTGTATTGACCAAAGATACCGCAGAAAACCCTGTGTTGTATTCTGATCAAAAAACAGATTACAATGATGAAGACCCTCTGCAGAACCGTAGTCTGCAAGGAGTTACAGTGGCAAAAGTAGTACGGGAGAGCGCTCCAGTTGAAAAAGGGGAGGACCAATATTATGTATGGGGTTCCGCGAATATCCCAGGCAGGACCAATGGTTCTGAAAACGCGCTGGTAGACCCTGACAGTCTGCAGGCATTGCAGGAAGGGGTAGATTATACCTATAATCAGGATACTGGTTCTGTTACCATCAATTGGAGACCAGAAGACGAAGGGGAATACACTGTATTTTCTTACTGGATGGGGTTCAGCGGTGCAACCAGCAATACCGGAATGTCCGAAACGGCATATTATGCGGACTATATGACCAAGGAAGGTGCGGAGTCCTATATTGCTTTTTGGGAAAAAGAACTGCTTTCCAATGAAAAATTAAAAAATCTGATCCAGGAAGTAGGCATGAGTATTTTTGAGGACTCATTGGAATTTGGTAGCTATTTTGGCGCGGATAACCTGGAATGGAGCACCACGTTTTTAGAGGAGTTTGAAAATCGTGCTGGATATGACTTGACACCATATCTACCCATGCTCAACGGGCAAAGCATGGGTGGCTCTACCAATGTGGAATACTATGATTATGAGTTTGGAACCTACAATGAACAGACAGGGGATTATGAATACGATGATACTGCGGAGAGGATCCGTAAAGATTACGCCCAGGTAATAACCGAATTGTTTGATGAAAACCATATTTCTGTGATTCAGGATTGGGCGCACGAAAATGGGATGACCTATCGAATGCAGGCATATAGCTTTAACTTTGACACTGCATACCTATCCTCTGTGGTGGATTATCCAGATGTGGAAACGGTTGGTTTCTTTGATATGGATAAACGCCAATATATCCATGGATATGATAAATCCCGCATAGTAAGCGCAGGTGCCCATTTGGGGGATAACAATATTATTTCTTCAGAATGTGGTGCGGTCAACGCTAGATCCTACCGTCTTACTTGGCCTGAAATGCTGGAATATACCCAGTTACAGTATGCGCTGGGCGCAAACCGGATGATTTTCCACGGATATTCCCATACCAGTGGAGAAGCCAAATATTGGCCTGGAAATGCCACATTTGGAACCAATGGTTTGGGGGACAACTGGGGCAGCAGGAACCCTGGTTGGGAATTTGAAGATGAAATCGCGGATTATCTTGCTAGGACACAGGATATTCTACAGTCTGGTACGGCAAAGGTGGATGTCGCCGTATATAACGATAATTATGGAACCTATGCTCCTATCTGGGAAGACCAGGCCATGTCAAACGCAGGGTATTCCTATGAATTTGTCAGTGAAAACCTATTGCAGTTGGATTCTGCTACCTGTGAAAACGGCATTATTGACCCAGAAGGTGTGGGATATAAAGCGTTGGTGTTCTGCAACCAGACTTACATGAATGTAGATACTGCTGAAAAAGTGCTGGATTACTTGAACCAAGGACTGCCAGTATTCGTTATAGGGGAATTTCCTTCCCAAGTCACCAGCTTCTATCATTGGGAACAGGAACAGGCAAAACTAGATAAAATCGTAGCTGAAAT
This is a stretch of genomic DNA from Clostridium facile. It encodes these proteins:
- a CDS encoding glycosyl hydrolase yields the protein MKKKAIKRCLAALLGVCVAATVAGSQLVSAANPTEPLHMEVNQSTGAMFRWWVPAALPMKADRDVVKAEVEDIAAKGFKGIEVSVLMGEYVYNQEDLKDYGWGSEAWVDMLTMLCEIAKEHNLTIDVTATCSWPISLPKEYAFTNYDASEKNLYNGDTAVLTKDTAENPVLYSDQKTDYNDEDPLQNRSLQGVTVAKVVRESAPVEKGEDQYYVWGSANIPGRTNGSENALVDPDSLQALQEGVDYTYNQDTGSVTINWRPEDEGEYTVFSYWMGFSGATSNTGMSETAYYADYMTKEGAESYIAFWEKELLSNEKLKNLIQEVGMSIFEDSLEFGSYFGADNLEWSTTFLEEFENRAGYDLTPYLPMLNGQSMGGSTNVEYYDYEFGTYNEQTGDYEYDDTAERIRKDYAQVITELFDENHISVIQDWAHENGMTYRMQAYSFNFDTAYLSSVVDYPDVETVGFFDMDKRQYIHGYDKSRIVSAGAHLGDNNIISSECGAVNARSYRLTWPEMLEYTQLQYALGANRMIFHGYSHTSGEAKYWPGNATFGTNGLGDNWGSRNPGWEFEDEIADYLARTQDILQSGTAKVDVAVYNDNYGTYAPIWEDQAMSNAGYSYEFVSENLLQLDSATCENGIIDPEGVGYKALVFCNQTYMNVDTAEKVLDYLNQGLPVFVIGEFPSQVTSFYHWEQEQAKLDKIVAEIVNHEHLVTVASQQELVAAMQEQGVHPGAAYGEDCELITAHREIDGGDFYYIYNDGVEDTTQQITLQGEGNVYLIDLWSGDVTQLADYMVGNGSITREFSLQDNEAIMVAVTDSGLPSVTGTATDLTSENTVIPSQGIAQVNGNTVDLKASTNGDYQLSMEDGSSRTVTVNSLPDTYDLSSGWNLTVERWEDDTTTETKNDTKKTDIEVGKLDQLVSWSDIEMLGNDVSGIGHYSITFELPEEWSNIDGAELQFDQLACRLAQVIVNGTVLCLDQVTYSVDLGDLLQPGENTIQVELASCLGNQLIAYGSITDTWAAQAVPEDYGMIGGVTLKPYAYEEITTIKEDITDPSSSEASSDHSSETSSDNESTYSSSSSSEQAGQPQTGDFLPIAIVATLVASGATAIYFKRKK